A region from the Pseudomonas sp. KU26590 genome encodes:
- a CDS encoding PAAR domain-containing protein: MRPIILLNDPTDKAGVVVEGSPTTLVNGRLVARVGDKVMCPHGVCAIATGDASTLVDGRAIARHGDKTACGSSLIATNSDCGIF, encoded by the coding sequence ATGCGCCCGATCATTTTGCTGAACGATCCGACCGACAAGGCCGGCGTCGTCGTTGAAGGGTCACCCACTACTCTGGTCAATGGCCGACTTGTGGCCAGAGTTGGCGACAAGGTCATGTGCCCGCACGGGGTCTGTGCAATCGCCACTGGGGACGCCTCAACGCTGGTGGATGGCAGAGCAATTGCCCGCCATGGCGACAAAACTGCCTGTGGCTCAAGTCTGATCGCCACCAACAGCGACTGTGGAATATTTTAA
- a CDS encoding DUF2515 family protein: protein MKEDFGLNSKPCSVNDLNPGCVEMWTLGQQVAVRRLCVKTRAEYKQPARYELLKDFSTRAARIAGNYARIYLEQERNGQPDQKGRFYWTGLAAFASKQVMCALDYSSTSKWRYASPVAIAAFEMTKQYLGKGNFWLFQDIFVWHWFYINYPQQFNECITNRNLDACYPAFKQNFAELPWFDDALPRINNLKVTDYLREGFELISLIEKTPEGAGRETYKFQSLVKIAKHEQLKILQPLIYDSTLFRKLLDSQALLEGHLGVPRRLAAFSTQCETGDPQTEAVMTEGDLYDPTDRMKFITTIAVTYHKLMIKRPAQMEQIISTIATWSERVD from the coding sequence ATGAAAGAAGACTTTGGACTCAATTCAAAACCCTGCTCCGTCAATGACCTGAATCCAGGTTGTGTTGAAATGTGGACACTTGGCCAACAAGTGGCTGTCAGGCGCTTGTGCGTAAAGACCCGCGCTGAATACAAGCAACCAGCCAGGTACGAACTGCTCAAGGACTTCAGTACGCGGGCTGCGCGGATCGCAGGTAATTACGCACGTATTTACCTGGAGCAGGAGCGCAACGGTCAGCCTGATCAAAAGGGACGTTTTTACTGGACAGGGTTAGCGGCGTTTGCAAGCAAACAGGTCATGTGTGCGCTGGACTATTCCAGCACTTCCAAATGGCGTTATGCAAGCCCTGTTGCAATAGCCGCTTTTGAAATGACAAAGCAATACTTAGGAAAAGGAAATTTCTGGTTGTTCCAGGATATTTTTGTCTGGCACTGGTTTTATATCAATTACCCACAGCAATTCAATGAATGCATAACAAATCGAAATCTCGACGCCTGCTACCCGGCGTTCAAGCAAAACTTTGCCGAACTGCCGTGGTTTGATGATGCACTGCCAAGGATAAACAACTTGAAAGTGACTGATTATCTGCGAGAAGGCTTTGAACTGATATCGCTCATTGAAAAGACACCAGAAGGTGCAGGGCGTGAAACTTACAAGTTTCAGTCTCTGGTAAAAATTGCCAAACATGAACAACTGAAGATATTGCAGCCGCTAATATACGACAGTACGTTATTCAGAAAGCTATTAGATAGCCAAGCCCTACTCGAGGGCCATCTTGGCGTCCCGCGTCGACTTGCTGCATTCAGTACCCAGTGTGAGACGGGGGACCCGCAGACAGAGGCAGTGATGACAGAGGGTGATCTCTATGACCCGACTGACAGAATGAAATTCATAACTACAATCGCCGTTACCTACCATAAATTGATGATCAAACGCCCTGCTCAGATGGAGCAGATAATAAGTACTATTGCGACATGGAGTGAGCGTGTTGATTAG
- the tssM gene encoding type VI secretion system membrane subunit TssM gives MNRLKYYFLKYQPYVLGIAFFLAIFLVWSIGVAMGFSSLHSLLAGIGVFLLLSAGYVLFMGRSHAPRHDLEALLRDDADQAVLNSSPQDREEVSLLRERLLQSIERLQGNSGKNASSKDALYALPWYLVIGQPASGKSTMLYQSGLNFPYAEREGARVAGLGGTRNCDWFFSSEAVLLDTAGRYMDNQEEAGKWRAFLSLLRQHRQRRPLNGLIVAVSVEDVLKSTPDSLDRLAKRLRERIQEAHDLLELRLPIYLVFTKCDLIPGFTHFYRQLDNQTRGEVMGKTFAHEGFRQSDWAKRFTAAMGELVDHWQQIADQQLVQQDIQLTRQDPAAYRFPLELTALKPLLETFVTDLLRANPYQSAELLRGFYFTSALDADKATQGLYARHVTERFALEDSSAELPVSAQAQPIFINSLFQKVIIPDQHLVALYTSNRSETRRKSIWVGAATLAGLLLCAGWGVSYSNNKTAIQTISSGLAAGQQKDEQTNGQYTQWQTLDQLRQTAADLYARHHGGGVPLSMRLGLYKGYDIEPFVRQRYFARLESVMLKPTADNLTRSLYLLSSIKIYQRNAPTLTTVTGIDSVEPRALPVDNRAQSVATFGKTTLDTYLMLSKAQREQADPAVLKARIPDYWYPAIYKQVPRANGMSAQAAGEVDDYQFAGRQIAFYSDQIRELDVPRILNNAFLISSSRNYINSLLSQSLRAIETITLESDTLFAFGRADFQSLELAGQRQLSAIAGKLLNTPNVGKIVITGHADQIGDAQSNLQVSKQRAQTIKTYLVGKGLPSELVEAVGEGSNKPLVHCDMQMPRAELIHCLEPNRRVEIEVRALN, from the coding sequence ATGAACAGGCTCAAATATTACTTTCTCAAGTACCAGCCATATGTTCTGGGGATTGCATTCTTCCTGGCCATCTTCCTGGTGTGGTCGATCGGTGTAGCGATGGGGTTTTCTTCCCTTCACAGCCTGTTGGCCGGGATAGGAGTGTTTCTGTTGCTATCGGCTGGTTATGTCCTTTTTATGGGACGAAGCCACGCACCTCGCCACGACCTTGAAGCGCTGCTACGTGATGACGCCGATCAGGCCGTGTTGAATTCCAGCCCGCAGGATCGCGAGGAAGTCAGCCTGCTACGCGAGCGCCTGCTGCAAAGCATCGAGCGCCTGCAGGGCAATTCAGGGAAGAACGCATCCAGTAAAGACGCACTCTATGCCCTGCCTTGGTACTTGGTAATCGGCCAGCCCGCGTCCGGCAAAAGCACCATGCTGTATCAGTCCGGATTGAATTTTCCCTATGCGGAGCGCGAAGGCGCACGCGTCGCAGGACTAGGCGGCACTCGCAACTGTGACTGGTTTTTCAGTTCTGAAGCAGTGTTACTGGACACTGCCGGCCGCTATATGGATAACCAGGAAGAGGCTGGCAAATGGCGTGCGTTTTTAAGTCTGCTTCGACAACACAGGCAACGGCGCCCGCTTAACGGCCTAATCGTCGCAGTGAGTGTAGAAGATGTTCTGAAGTCAACGCCCGACAGCCTCGATCGTCTTGCCAAGCGCCTGCGCGAACGCATTCAGGAAGCGCATGATCTGCTTGAGCTGCGCCTGCCTATCTATCTGGTGTTCACCAAATGCGACCTGATACCAGGCTTCACTCACTTCTATCGTCAGCTCGATAACCAGACTCGTGGCGAAGTAATGGGCAAGACGTTTGCTCACGAAGGTTTCAGGCAGTCCGATTGGGCCAAGCGCTTCACCGCGGCAATGGGCGAATTGGTAGACCATTGGCAGCAAATTGCCGATCAGCAATTGGTGCAACAGGACATTCAGCTGACCAGACAGGACCCGGCGGCGTATCGCTTCCCTCTGGAACTGACAGCGCTCAAACCATTGCTTGAGACTTTCGTTACCGACTTGCTCAGAGCGAACCCGTATCAGAGTGCAGAGCTGCTCCGCGGCTTCTATTTCACCAGCGCTCTCGACGCTGACAAGGCCACCCAAGGATTGTATGCACGGCATGTCACCGAGCGCTTCGCGCTGGAGGACTCGTCAGCCGAGCTGCCTGTATCTGCTCAGGCGCAACCTATTTTCATCAATAGCCTGTTCCAGAAAGTCATTATTCCTGATCAACATCTTGTGGCGCTGTACACCAGCAATCGCAGCGAAACACGGCGCAAAAGCATATGGGTCGGTGCAGCCACATTGGCAGGCCTGCTTCTCTGCGCAGGCTGGGGAGTTTCGTATAGCAACAACAAAACAGCTATCCAGACAATCTCCAGCGGTTTGGCCGCAGGGCAGCAAAAAGACGAACAAACCAATGGCCAATACACCCAGTGGCAGACGCTGGATCAACTGCGACAGACTGCGGCAGACCTCTATGCTCGCCATCATGGCGGCGGAGTGCCTTTGAGTATGCGTTTGGGGCTATACAAGGGTTATGACATAGAGCCATTTGTACGCCAGCGATATTTCGCACGTCTTGAAAGCGTAATGCTCAAGCCGACCGCTGATAACCTGACCCGCTCGCTCTACCTGTTGAGCAGTATCAAGATATATCAGCGCAATGCTCCGACACTGACAACAGTCACCGGAATCGACAGCGTCGAACCCCGCGCGCTGCCGGTGGATAACCGTGCCCAGTCTGTTGCTACTTTTGGCAAAACCACGCTCGACACTTATCTGATGCTGTCCAAGGCACAACGAGAGCAAGCCGATCCCGCAGTACTCAAAGCGCGTATTCCGGACTACTGGTATCCGGCGATCTACAAACAGGTACCCCGCGCCAACGGCATGTCCGCGCAAGCGGCCGGTGAGGTCGATGACTATCAGTTTGCCGGGCGTCAGATAGCGTTCTATAGCGATCAGATCCGTGAGCTTGACGTACCACGCATTCTCAACAATGCATTCTTGATCTCCAGCTCGCGCAATTACATAAATAGCCTGCTCTCACAGTCGTTGCGCGCTATCGAAACCATCACGCTGGAGTCCGACACCCTGTTCGCATTTGGCCGCGCGGACTTTCAAAGCCTTGAGCTTGCCGGGCAACGCCAGTTGAGCGCCATCGCAGGGAAACTGCTGAACACACCGAACGTGGGCAAGATCGTGATCACGGGTCACGCCGACCAGATTGGCGACGCGCAGAGCAACCTGCAGGTTTCCAAACAGCGTGCGCAAACCATCAAAACCTACCTGGTAGGCAAAGGCCTGCCAAGTGAGCTGGTCGAAGCGGTCGGCGAAGGTAGCAACAAGCCCTTGGTGCATTGCGACATGCAGATGCCGCGCGCCGAGCTGATTCACTGCCTTGAGCCCAACAGACGAGTGGAAATCGAGGTGCGCGCGCTTAACTGA
- a CDS encoding Hcp family type VI secretion system effector, whose protein sequence is MAFDAFLKIDGIPGESLDDKFKDWIEILSYTHGATQATSATASSSGGASSERVNLSDFTVIKYVDKASPKAFESCCKGQHIKEVVLNLNRAGGDKLTYMTITLEEVVISSVTFLGNMPVAGETKAESDLPMEEIKFNFSRIKIAYTQQKRSDGAGGGKVAGGWDRSLNKVYS, encoded by the coding sequence ATGGCATTTGACGCTTTCCTCAAAATTGACGGTATCCCGGGTGAAAGTCTGGACGACAAGTTCAAGGACTGGATCGAAATCCTGAGCTACACGCACGGTGCTACACAGGCGACCTCGGCTACTGCCAGCTCGTCTGGGGGCGCATCTTCCGAGCGCGTTAACCTGAGCGATTTCACGGTGATCAAGTACGTTGACAAGGCTTCTCCAAAAGCCTTCGAGTCATGCTGCAAAGGCCAGCACATCAAGGAAGTTGTTCTTAACCTGAACCGTGCTGGCGGCGACAAGCTGACCTACATGACCATCACACTGGAAGAAGTAGTGATCTCTTCCGTCACCTTCCTGGGCAACATGCCTGTGGCTGGTGAAACCAAGGCTGAAAGTGATCTGCCGATGGAAGAGATCAAGTTCAACTTCTCCCGCATCAAGATCGCCTACACCCAGCAGAAGCGTTCCGATGGCGCAGGCGGCGGTAAAGTTGCTGGCGGCTGGGACCGCTCGCTGAACAAGGTCTACTCCTGA
- the tagF gene encoding type VI secretion system-associated protein TagF translates to MIGCFGKVPASADFVSLNGAMPEVCEFDLWLQNSLGRMQTREDWRELFDELPVCFFSYRSRNGQWLLGGFISSQDASGRRYPFMVFQSIKVDSSDPFINPHTLCELFAGQIKPLLMQGAQGADIEQIFARLRTMRLWTANDLDLYRRVHDKFLMDFNLRDVSRPLRHSYPEFGTQSGLASLYKLRTAMRNNEPPAISLPLPAESGLKRPMADLWCTFLSRLRGKTGMPDVSVLVDSFMRPGLLCFPSRGNSEMYRMLTGIAAPEDRYNLLDPLPEPASATALLLPADHLALNDFIERFIGARDEQY, encoded by the coding sequence ATGATCGGATGTTTTGGCAAAGTGCCCGCGAGTGCCGACTTCGTCAGTTTGAACGGAGCCATGCCTGAGGTATGTGAGTTCGATCTGTGGCTACAAAACAGTCTGGGACGCATGCAGACGCGTGAGGATTGGCGGGAATTGTTTGACGAGTTGCCCGTGTGTTTTTTCTCATACCGCAGTCGCAATGGACAGTGGCTGCTGGGTGGATTCATAAGCTCGCAGGACGCCAGCGGCAGACGTTATCCATTTATGGTGTTTCAAAGCATAAAGGTGGATTCGAGCGACCCGTTCATCAATCCGCACACATTGTGCGAATTGTTCGCCGGGCAGATCAAACCGCTTCTCATGCAGGGCGCGCAAGGAGCGGATATAGAACAGATTTTTGCTCGACTCAGAACCATGCGTCTGTGGACCGCCAACGATCTGGATCTCTATCGACGTGTGCATGACAAGTTTCTTATGGACTTTAACCTGCGTGATGTGTCGCGGCCACTGCGACATAGCTATCCGGAGTTCGGTACCCAGTCGGGGCTGGCCAGCCTTTACAAACTGCGCACGGCCATGAGGAACAATGAGCCGCCCGCAATAAGCCTGCCTCTGCCAGCAGAGAGCGGTCTGAAGCGCCCGATGGCTGACTTGTGGTGCACATTTCTATCACGTCTGCGCGGCAAAACGGGCATGCCGGATGTCAGCGTGCTGGTAGACAGCTTTATGCGTCCGGGACTGCTGTGCTTTCCGTCGCGGGGGAATAGTGAAATGTATCGGATGCTTACCGGTATTGCGGCACCCGAGGATCGCTACAACCTGCTGGACCCTCTACCGGAACCTGCATCTGCAACCGCCCTGTTGTTGCCTGCCGATCACCTCGCATTGAACGACTTTATTGAGCGCTTTATAGGCGCTCGGGATGAACAGTATTGA
- the tssA gene encoding type VI secretion system protein TssA — protein MSDILDDLSLDTLRTPIQGGAGEDLSFSSLFDQIKEARRADVDYLTQGDWQTDLKQADWEQVVQLAAAGITEQSKDLMLVAWLGEGLAHKYHFRGIRFSLAVAQALLEDFWDGLFPSLEDGTEERSARLGWLNTTLAAVVRTLPITQGQGYSLFKYDESRQVENLARQNSSAMNQALEEGKINAELFQRSVVLTDTEHLNRKYAEMSECLVACKQLQSTIDSVFARDIPSFLALNDVLTHARQLVERLLKDRGVEVAAPANQQKDEAEVEPVSERPVTRVENPAANAPMRTVPLTRDEAFSLLQGVAQFFKQTEPHSPVPYLVERAIKWGNMPLESWLSDVIKDGSVVDGIRDVLGTLPQRD, from the coding sequence ATGTCTGACATCCTTGACGACCTATCGCTGGACACATTACGCACCCCCATCCAGGGCGGTGCGGGCGAAGACCTGAGTTTTTCCAGCCTGTTCGATCAGATCAAGGAGGCACGCCGCGCCGATGTCGACTACCTGACTCAGGGCGACTGGCAGACCGATCTGAAACAGGCCGACTGGGAACAAGTTGTGCAACTGGCAGCTGCAGGTATCACAGAACAAAGCAAGGATCTGATGCTGGTAGCCTGGCTGGGTGAAGGGCTGGCGCACAAGTATCATTTTCGCGGTATCCGCTTTTCCCTGGCAGTGGCTCAAGCCCTGCTGGAAGATTTCTGGGATGGACTGTTTCCCTCTTTGGAGGATGGCACTGAAGAGCGCTCCGCTCGCTTGGGGTGGCTCAATACAACCCTCGCAGCAGTGGTTCGCACGCTGCCTATTACGCAAGGGCAAGGCTACAGTCTGTTCAAATATGATGAGTCACGACAGGTGGAAAACCTGGCTCGACAGAACTCATCGGCGATGAATCAGGCGCTCGAGGAAGGCAAGATCAACGCGGAATTGTTCCAGCGCTCGGTCGTGCTTACCGATACCGAGCACCTGAACCGCAAGTACGCCGAAATGAGTGAGTGCCTGGTTGCCTGCAAACAATTGCAGTCGACCATCGACAGCGTCTTCGCGCGCGACATACCCAGCTTTCTTGCGCTCAACGACGTACTTACCCACGCCCGACAACTGGTAGAACGATTGCTTAAGGATCGGGGTGTCGAGGTGGCAGCACCCGCTAATCAACAAAAAGATGAAGCTGAAGTCGAACCAGTCAGCGAGCGTCCCGTAACGCGAGTCGAAAACCCGGCAGCCAACGCCCCCATGCGCACCGTGCCACTAACCCGTGACGAAGCGTTTTCCTTGTTGCAAGGCGTCGCACAATTCTTCAAACAGACAGAACCACATAGCCCGGTGCCCTACTTGGTAGAGCGCGCCATCAAGTGGGGCAATATGCCGCTGGAAAGCTGGCTGAGCGACGTGATCAAGGACGGTAGCGTCGTCGATGGCATTCGCGATGTGCTGGGCACTCTGCCGCAGCGCGATTGA